GATGATCGTGACCATCGGCTTACTCATTCGAATACTTGGGCCGTAATTGTCTTTCACTTGAGACACGTTGCTCCATCCATGGATGCCAACTGACTCGGAACTGAGACTGCGAGCAACCTGCTCACCCTCGCTCCACCACTTCACCGATTCCTTGTGTGACGCCCTGCAGTCACTTCCCTCGAACTATCTCGCCGCAGCCTCCCTGAGCCGAACCCCTTGGAGTGGGCTCTGCGTACCGTCGCTCGCAACATGATCCAATGGACAGATTATCTCATTCACAACACGAATCACCTCCGACCGTGGCACCTTACTGCCGGGTCCCAACTGCTCCACACACTCCAGTGCAAGCCAGGCCAGTTGCAGAGGTAGATCGGTGAACGCCACGAATCCGGCGGGTGCCTTCGCTTTTCGAAGCGATGAGACGTAGACCGTTGCTTTTTCCAAATCTTCACGCGCAAGTTCAAACAAACGGCCACGTTGCATATTCTCGGGGATAAAGTGGCGGCCCTCCGACCGATCCACCTCCGAATCCTTGAGGATATTGACCAACTGCAAACCTTCACCGAACCAACGAGCGTTAGCTTCGATCTCTGTTCGAATGATCTGTAATTCGGGTGAAGCCAACAAAAACAACTCGGTCAACATTTCACCGACTAAACCTGCCACGTGGTAACAATAATCTCGTAAGTCCTCGAGTGACTGCAAACGTACTGCGCTCGTTTCATCGCTCGCTTCCAACACCCGCTGCATTCCCACAATGGATACACCGAGATGCTTCAGAATAATGGTACGTGCCTCTGGCTGGAGTGATTCCGTGACTGCCAGCACCAAAGGCAAGTCATCAAGCAAATCCAAACAATTCTGGTCATCACAGGGCGCCTTGGGAAGCCATTCAGCGCGGTCGACAACCGAAAACTCGTCCCCTGTCACGAAACCATGCAAGCGATCCAAAGCTTCGAGTTTCTCCGCTTGGGTCAAAAACTGCCCGTCTTCGATTGTATCGGCAACTCGAAACAACAAGTAGGCAACCGACACCTCGAGTTGAACGGGAGGTGGCAATAGCGGGATTGCCAGCGCAAAGGTGCGACTCGTGCGCGTGAGTAAATCTTGT
The window above is part of the Pirellulaceae bacterium genome. Proteins encoded here:
- a CDS encoding squalene/phytoene synthase family protein, producing the protein MNSSSNHESRIQDLLTRTSRTFALAIPLLPPPVQLEVSVAYLLFRVADTIEDGQFLTQAEKLEALDRLHGFVTGDEFSVVDRAEWLPKAPCDDQNCLDLLDDLPLVLAVTESLQPEARTIILKHLGVSIVGMQRVLEASDETSAVRLQSLEDLRDYCYHVAGLVGEMLTELFLLASPELQIIRTEIEANARWFGEGLQLVNILKDSEVDRSEGRHFIPENMQRGRLFELAREDLEKATVYVSSLRKAKAPAGFVAFTDLPLQLAWLALECVEQLGPGSKVPRSEVIRVVNEIICPLDHVASDGTQSPLQGVRLREAAAR